The proteins below come from a single Paracoccus sp. SCSIO 75233 genomic window:
- a CDS encoding hydantoinase/oxoprolinase family protein — protein sequence MPLDRKNDRTVQVLGIDAGGTMTDTFFVDNEGDFVVGKAQSTPQNEALGLIESSREGLEHWGLSLEEALGSIQTGVYSGTAMLNRVVQRKGLKTGLIVNAGMEDFHRMGRACQAYLGMAYEDRIHLNTHYYDDPLVPRHLTRGVMERVDMFGDVVIPLREETARQAAQELIAQDVEGIVISLLHSYKNPEHERRVRDIVAEEIASAGKEIPVFASTDYYPVRKETHRTNTTVLEAFAAEPSRQTLKKISTAFKDNGSKFDFRVMATHGGTISWKAKELARTIVSGPIGGVIGAKYLGEVLGYKNIACSDIGGTSFDVALITQGELTIQNDPDMARLVLSLPLVGLDSVGAGAGSFIRLDPYTKAIKLGPDSAGYRVGVCWADSGIDTVTISDCHVILGYLNPDNFLGGQVKLDRQRAYDAMKEQIADPLGLSVEEAAAGVIELLDSDLRDYLRSMISGKGYSPSSFTCFSYGGAGPVHTYGYTEGLGFEDVIVPAWAAGFSAFGCAAADFEYRYDKSLDINIAEDASADAQAAEAKTLNDAWQELTERVLEEFELNGYTRDQVELQPGYRMQYRGQLNDLEIESPIKTAGTAEDWGQLVDTFNDTYGRVYAASARSPELGYSVTGAIMRGTVPIPKPKIPKEPEGDATPPADAQLGTRKFYRKGEWVDAQLYQMEKLLPGNRVTGPAIIESDATTFVVPGGFETWLDGHRLFHLKEV from the coding sequence ATGCCATTGGACAGGAAGAACGACCGGACCGTGCAGGTGCTTGGCATCGACGCGGGCGGTACGATGACCGACACATTTTTCGTCGACAACGAAGGTGATTTCGTCGTCGGCAAGGCGCAGTCGACGCCGCAGAACGAGGCACTGGGTCTGATCGAATCCAGCCGTGAGGGGCTGGAGCATTGGGGGTTGTCGCTGGAAGAGGCGCTCGGCTCCATCCAGACCGGGGTTTATTCGGGCACCGCGATGCTGAACCGGGTGGTGCAGCGCAAGGGGCTGAAGACCGGGCTGATCGTCAATGCGGGGATGGAGGATTTCCACCGTATGGGCCGCGCCTGTCAGGCCTATCTGGGCATGGCCTATGAGGACCGGATCCATCTGAACACGCATTACTACGACGATCCGCTGGTTCCGCGTCATCTGACCCGTGGCGTCATGGAGCGCGTGGATATGTTCGGTGATGTGGTCATTCCGCTGCGCGAAGAAACCGCCCGGCAGGCCGCGCAGGAACTGATCGCGCAGGATGTCGAAGGCATCGTGATCTCGCTGCTGCACAGCTACAAGAACCCCGAGCACGAACGCCGGGTGCGCGACATCGTGGCCGAGGAGATTGCGAGTGCGGGCAAGGAAATCCCGGTTTTCGCCTCGACCGACTATTACCCGGTTCGCAAGGAAACGCACCGGACCAATACCACGGTGCTGGAGGCTTTCGCCGCCGAGCCCAGCCGCCAGACGCTGAAGAAAATCTCGACCGCGTTCAAGGATAACGGATCGAAATTCGACTTCCGGGTGATGGCGACGCATGGCGGGACGATTTCGTGGAAGGCCAAAGAGCTGGCGCGGACCATCGTGTCCGGTCCCATTGGCGGCGTGATCGGCGCGAAATATCTGGGCGAGGTACTGGGCTACAAGAACATCGCCTGTTCGGATATCGGCGGCACCTCCTTCGATGTGGCGCTTATCACGCAAGGCGAGTTGACGATCCAGAACGACCCGGACATGGCGCGGCTGGTGCTGTCGCTGCCGCTGGTCGGGCTCGATTCCGTCGGGGCTGGCGCGGGCAGCTTTATCCGGCTGGACCCCTACACCAAGGCGATCAAGCTAGGGCCGGATTCGGCGGGCTACCGGGTCGGGGTCTGCTGGGCGGATTCGGGGATCGATACGGTGACGATCTCGGACTGCCACGTCATCCTCGGCTATCTGAACCCCGACAATTTCCTCGGCGGTCAGGTCAAGCTGGACCGTCAGCGCGCCTATGACGCCATGAAAGAGCAGATCGCCGATCCGCTGGGTCTGAGCGTCGAAGAGGCTGCGGCAGGGGTGATCGAACTGCTCGACAGCGATCTGCGCGACTATCTGCGTTCGATGATCTCGGGCAAGGGCTACTCGCCGTCCTCCTTCACCTGCTTCTCCTATGGTGGCGCCGGTCCGGTTCACACCTATGGCTATACCGAGGGCCTGGGTTTCGAGGACGTGATCGTACCGGCCTGGGCGGCTGGCTTCTCGGCCTTTGGCTGCGCGGCTGCGGATTTCGAGTATCGTTACGACAAATCGCTCGACATCAATATCGCCGAGGACGCATCCGCCGACGCTCAGGCGGCCGAGGCGAAAACGCTGAACGATGCGTGGCAGGAACTGACTGAACGGGTTCTGGAGGAGTTCGAGCTGAACGGCTACACCCGCGATCAGGTCGAACTGCAACCCGGCTACCGCATGCAGTATCGCGGCCAGTTGAACGATCTGGAAATCGAAAGCCCGATCAAGACCGCCGGAACCGCAGAAGACTGGGGCCAGTTGGTCGACACGTTCAACGACACCTATGGCCGGGTCTATGCCGCGTCAGCGCGCTCGCCTGAGCTGGGCTATTCGGTCACCGGCGCGATCATGCGCGGCACCGTGCCGATCCCCAAGCCGAAAATCCCGAAGGAACCCGAAGGCGACGCGACCCCGCCTGCGGATGCGCAACTCGGCACCCGCAAGTTCTACCGCAAGGGCGAATGGGTCGATGCGCAGCTTTACCAGATGGAAAAACTGCTGCCCGGCAACCGTGTCACCGGCCCGGCGATCATCGAATCCGACGCCACGACCTTTGTCGTGCCGGGCGGTTTTGAAACCTGGCTGGACGGCCACCGCCTGTTCCACCTGAAAGAAGTGTGA